The following proteins are encoded in a genomic region of Mycolicibacterium confluentis:
- a CDS encoding SAM-dependent methyltransferase, translated as MTRTPDDSWDLASSVGATATMVAAARALASAAPDALIHDPFAAPLVRAVGIEFFTRMLDGDLDLSAFPNGSPERVQALIDSMAVRTRFFDDCCTAAAAAGVRQFVILASGLDSRAYRLDWPDGTVVYEIDQPDVVEFKSRALANLGAQPTADRRTVAIDLRDDWPSALRDAGFDAGVPTAWLAEGLLIYLPAEAQDRLFDQITELSVPGSAVATEYAPGIMDFDAEKAREMSESLRTQGLDLDMSSLVYAGQRSHVMEYLGSLRWHVTGVPRNDLLTQAGRPLPPVDDNDALGEIVYVSAQLS; from the coding sequence ATGACTCGCACGCCCGACGACTCCTGGGACCTGGCCTCCAGCGTCGGGGCCACCGCCACGATGGTGGCCGCGGCGCGCGCGCTGGCCAGCGCGGCACCCGATGCGCTGATCCACGACCCGTTCGCCGCTCCCCTGGTGCGTGCGGTCGGCATCGAGTTCTTCACGCGCATGCTCGACGGAGACCTGGACCTCTCCGCGTTCCCGAATGGATCGCCGGAGCGCGTCCAGGCGCTGATCGACTCCATGGCCGTGCGCACGAGGTTCTTCGACGACTGCTGCACCGCGGCCGCCGCGGCCGGCGTGCGCCAGTTCGTCATCCTGGCCTCTGGCCTGGACTCGCGGGCCTATCGCCTCGACTGGCCGGACGGCACGGTGGTCTACGAGATCGACCAACCCGACGTGGTCGAGTTCAAGTCCCGCGCACTGGCCAACCTCGGTGCGCAACCCACCGCCGACCGCCGCACGGTGGCGATCGACCTGCGCGACGACTGGCCGTCGGCGTTGCGGGACGCGGGCTTCGACGCAGGCGTCCCGACGGCGTGGCTGGCCGAGGGCCTGCTGATCTACCTCCCGGCTGAGGCCCAGGATCGGCTGTTCGACCAGATCACCGAGCTGTCCGTGCCGGGAAGCGCGGTCGCAACCGAGTACGCGCCGGGCATCATGGACTTCGACGCCGAGAAGGCACGCGAGATGTCGGAATCACTGCGCACGCAGGGCCTCGACCTCGACATGTCCTCACTGGTCTACGCCGGGCAGCGCAGCCACGTCATGGAATACCTCGGCAGCCTGCGCTGGCACGTGACGGGAGTCCCGCGCAACGACCTGCTCACCCAGGCCGGCCGGCCGCTGCCCCCAGTCGACGACAACGACGCGCTCGGCGAGATCGTCTACGTCAGCGCGCAGTTGAGCTAG
- a CDS encoding SAM-dependent methyltransferase, with translation MVAAARALASADPDPLIDDPYAAALVRAVGIDFFTRLVDGTLDSGDDRSATAVRLMVDAMAVRTRFFDDFFLDAGRAGIRQAVILAAGLDSRPYRLAWAPGTVVYEIDQPKVMAAKAAAMSELGATPATAHHAVGVDLRDDWPKALCDSGFDPTSPAAFSAEGLLMYLPPEAQDRLFDDITALSAAGSRIATEFHGGDFGASMAERTQGLTGAWQADGFDLDLGTLMYHGERSNVVDYLLDRGWQVHTRDRADVYRDYGKQFPSDEMIAPLRNSVAVTAIRDQEK, from the coding sequence ATGGTCGCGGCGGCGCGCGCGCTTGCGTCCGCGGATCCCGATCCGCTGATCGATGATCCGTACGCCGCTGCCCTGGTGCGCGCGGTCGGCATCGACTTCTTCACCAGGCTCGTCGACGGCACGCTGGACTCCGGTGACGATCGCAGCGCCACGGCGGTCCGACTCATGGTCGACGCCATGGCGGTGCGCACCCGATTCTTCGACGACTTCTTCCTCGACGCCGGACGGGCCGGGATCCGGCAGGCCGTCATCCTGGCAGCCGGACTGGACTCGCGGCCGTACCGGCTGGCCTGGGCGCCCGGCACCGTCGTCTACGAGATCGACCAACCGAAGGTCATGGCGGCCAAGGCGGCCGCCATGTCCGAGTTGGGCGCGACACCGGCCACCGCGCATCATGCGGTAGGCGTCGACCTGCGCGATGACTGGCCCAAGGCCCTGTGTGACAGCGGTTTCGACCCGACCTCCCCTGCCGCGTTCAGCGCCGAGGGCCTGCTCATGTACCTGCCTCCGGAGGCCCAGGACCGGTTGTTCGACGACATCACCGCGTTGTCGGCCGCCGGCAGCCGCATCGCCACCGAGTTCCACGGCGGCGACTTCGGTGCGAGCATGGCCGAGCGCACGCAGGGTCTGACCGGGGCGTGGCAGGCCGACGGCTTCGACCTCGACCTGGGGACACTGATGTATCACGGGGAACGCAGCAACGTCGTGGACTACCTGCTTGACCGAGGGTGGCAGGTGCACACCCGCGACCGCGCTGACGTCTACCGCGACTACGGAAAGCAGTTCCCGAGCGACGAGATGATCGCGCCACTGCGAAATTCGGTGGCAGTGACAGCGATCCGAGACCAGGAGAAGTGA
- a CDS encoding class I SAM-dependent methyltransferase: MTRTDDDTWDLASSVGATATSVAASRAFATRQADPLITDPYAHLLVKAVGIPHFNRVADGEIDFDTDPLFDSQTMCEQIAVRTRFFDDFLTSATQADDGPGIRQVVILASGLDTRAYRLQWPAGTVVFEIDQPTVIDFKTRVLADAGATPAAERRTVGVDLRHDWPQALRDAGFAPDRPTAWIAEGLLIYLPPDAQDRLLDDISALSAPGSRLATEHMDSRALNGDWAKALTERARRHGSDIRLDELFYTGERTSAADHLTAHGWRTTIETTREVYRANGFNPPADELLGMIGDSGYLTATLERS; this comes from the coding sequence ATGACCCGCACCGACGACGACACCTGGGATCTGGCCTCCAGCGTGGGCGCCACCGCGACCTCGGTCGCCGCCTCCCGAGCCTTCGCCACCCGGCAGGCCGACCCGCTGATCACCGACCCCTACGCGCACCTGCTGGTCAAGGCCGTCGGCATTCCGCACTTCAACCGCGTCGCCGACGGCGAGATCGACTTCGACACCGATCCGCTGTTCGACAGCCAGACCATGTGCGAGCAGATCGCGGTGCGCACCCGGTTCTTCGACGACTTCCTCACCAGTGCGACGCAGGCCGACGACGGACCCGGCATCCGGCAGGTGGTGATCCTGGCCTCGGGCTTGGACACCCGCGCCTACCGGCTGCAATGGCCCGCGGGCACCGTGGTCTTCGAGATCGACCAGCCGACCGTCATCGACTTCAAGACCCGCGTTCTCGCCGATGCGGGCGCCACACCGGCCGCCGAGCGCCGCACCGTCGGCGTCGACCTGCGCCACGACTGGCCGCAGGCGTTGCGCGACGCGGGGTTCGCCCCGGACCGCCCGACGGCCTGGATCGCCGAGGGGCTGCTGATCTATCTGCCGCCGGACGCCCAGGACCGGTTGCTCGACGACATCTCGGCACTCTCGGCGCCCGGAAGTCGGCTGGCCACCGAGCACATGGACTCCCGCGCACTCAACGGCGACTGGGCCAAGGCGCTGACCGAACGCGCCCGCAGGCACGGCAGCGACATCAGGCTCGACGAACTGTTCTACACCGGCGAGCGCACCTCGGCCGCCGACCATCTGACCGCCCACGGCTGGCGCACCACCATCGAAACGACCCGCGAGGTCTACCGCGCCAACGGGTTCAACCCGCCTGCCGACGAACTGCTCGGCATGATTGGCGATTCCGGCTATCTCACGGCGACACTGGAGCGCTCATGA